In Bacteroidales bacterium, a single window of DNA contains:
- a CDS encoding DUF1254 domain-containing protein, protein MDKNSPDYAGGFNRFKNYTKMFTYEDTTIVSPNNDTPYSWGILDLSDEPVILEVPAIPADRYYVMQLIDLYTYNFAYVGSRSTGNGAGRYLIAGPDWKGNKPAGVDSVFRCETNLVCILGRTELKNENDMPTVEKIQKQYNLMPLHEFSGIQTPTHKSYKLPLPVWSEPDYMNVSFINILNILLQYTSMHPSEKELRSRFARIGIIPGQPLDTTLYSKEVLEAIREGIKDGKTALKDSIAHIENSMNLFGTRSDLRNDYLARATAAAVGIYGNTKEEAVYVGGSNDIDNHPLTGDKKYILHFTKGQIPHVEYFWSITIYNLPNRSLVQNPIDRYSIGDRSEDLKYNADGSLDIYLQSVSPGKAKEGNWLPVPAQGPFNCIIRLYGPGTDITNGTWQQPFPKEVK, encoded by the coding sequence ATGGATAAGAATTCTCCGGACTATGCAGGTGGGTTCAACCGATTCAAGAATTATACGAAAATGTTTACCTACGAAGACACAACCATCGTATCCCCTAATAACGACACCCCATATTCATGGGGCATACTCGACCTTTCGGATGAACCTGTTATACTTGAAGTTCCGGCCATACCTGCCGATCGCTACTATGTGATGCAGCTGATAGATCTTTACACGTATAACTTTGCCTATGTCGGTTCCCGTTCCACGGGCAATGGAGCCGGCCGATATTTAATTGCAGGCCCCGATTGGAAAGGCAATAAACCCGCAGGCGTGGATTCCGTGTTCCGTTGTGAAACTAATCTGGTGTGTATATTAGGACGTACGGAGTTAAAGAACGAAAACGACATGCCAACGGTGGAAAAAATCCAAAAACAATATAATCTGATGCCGCTTCACGAATTTTCAGGGATACAAACTCCTACGCATAAATCGTATAAATTGCCATTGCCGGTGTGGAGCGAACCCGATTATATGAATGTATCTTTTATAAACATATTGAATATATTACTTCAATATACCTCAATGCACCCTTCGGAAAAAGAACTGAGATCGAGATTTGCCCGGATAGGTATTATTCCGGGACAACCGTTAGACACAACCCTATACTCTAAAGAAGTGCTGGAAGCTATCAGGGAAGGTATAAAAGATGGAAAAACAGCTTTGAAAGATAGTATTGCACATATCGAAAATTCGATGAACTTGTTTGGGACCAGAAGCGACCTCAGAAATGACTACCTCGCCAGAGCAACGGCAGCTGCCGTTGGAATATATGGCAATACAAAAGAAGAAGCCGTATATGTGGGCGGTTCAAACGATATAGATAATCACCCGCTGACAGGGGATAAGAAATACATACTGCATTTCACGAAAGGTCAAATACCTCATGTAGAGTATTTTTGGAGTATAACTATATACAATCTGCCCAACCGTTCACTGGTACAAAATCCTATTGATCGATACTCTATCGGGGATAGGTCTGAAGACCTGAAATACAATGCGGACGGAAGTCTCGATATCTATCTGCAATCCGTTTCACCCGGAAAGGCGAAAGAAGGAAACTGGCTGCCTGTTCCTGCACAAGGCCCCTTCAACTGCATAATCCGCTTATATGGGCCGGGAACGGATATTACGAACGGTACATGGCAACAGCCATTCCCAAAAGAAGTGAAATAA
- a CDS encoding AraC family transcriptional regulator produces the protein MSSFLLYLNAITTLIPVFSALSCGIMISLSIGDSLSLEEKKLKSIVAFYFGLAAIGWFTTFCYGYYPKVFVFLNVPCMLTFTLIPVLFYRIIYFLTHLEQKDRFSLLHYLIPAILTIVLLVWSFFVPFDIQLEIVNGKGLVIPAGYETYTKLFTSKPALRALFGIIYYAMIILLLVRYYKKACAPKSLVRKPAKWVFFLVGISVASMLSSMLPTFTPRSVIFTSVWTFIAAIGIATQHILLTYHIIRRKYMLYLIYPEASQVRNRQVQKEKTDHPTRRHHSGKITQQKFNAYLQKEKPYLRSDFRITELVDVFDVNRSEISGFINEEYGMNFNAYINQWRLKEMKRLAALPSNRDQNVNTYVTKAGFNDLRQYYRVLSRERYRENDMTKINELTKK, from the coding sequence ATGAGTAGTTTTTTATTATATCTAAACGCCATAACCACACTAATTCCTGTTTTTTCGGCATTGTCTTGCGGAATAATGATAAGCCTCTCTATTGGTGATAGCCTTTCGTTAGAAGAAAAAAAGTTAAAGAGCATTGTTGCATTTTATTTTGGATTAGCTGCAATAGGATGGTTTACTACATTTTGTTATGGGTATTATCCGAAAGTTTTCGTTTTTTTGAATGTTCCCTGTATGCTTACATTCACATTAATACCTGTATTATTTTATCGTATCATTTATTTCTTGACCCATTTGGAGCAGAAAGATCGCTTTTCATTACTGCATTACCTTATACCTGCTATCCTCACGATTGTGTTGTTAGTGTGGTCATTTTTTGTTCCGTTCGATATACAACTTGAGATAGTGAACGGCAAAGGACTTGTGATCCCTGCCGGATATGAAACATATACAAAGTTGTTTACTTCAAAACCGGCACTGCGGGCTTTATTCGGGATCATATATTATGCGATGATCATATTGTTGCTTGTTCGTTACTACAAAAAAGCATGTGCCCCCAAAAGTTTGGTAAGAAAACCGGCAAAATGGGTGTTTTTCTTGGTCGGCATTTCAGTGGCGTCAATGCTTTCTTCCATGCTTCCTACGTTTACGCCACGGAGTGTGATATTCACTTCTGTATGGACATTTATTGCTGCTATCGGGATTGCTACGCAGCACATTTTACTGACTTATCATATTATACGGCGTAAATATATGCTTTATTTAATCTACCCGGAAGCCTCCCAGGTAAGAAATAGGCAAGTACAGAAAGAAAAAACGGATCATCCCACTCGCAGGCATCATTCCGGAAAAATAACACAACAGAAATTTAACGCTTATCTTCAAAAAGAAAAACCATATCTCAGATCCGATTTCAGAATAACCGAATTAGTAGATGTTTTTGATGTGAACCGCAGTGAAATATCCGGGTTTATAAACGAAGAATACGGCATGAATTTCAATGCTTATATAAATCAATGGCGGCTTAAGGAGATGAAACGTTTGGCCGCACTTCCATCAAATAGAGATCAGAATGTAAATACTTATGTTACAAAAGCCGGATTTAATGATTTGAGGCAATACTACAGAGTGCTGAGCCGGGAGCGTTACAGAGAAAATGATATGACTAAAATTAACGAGCTTACAAAGAAATGA
- a CDS encoding AraC family transcriptional regulator has translation MINIEIIQAIAFSAPMFSALVCLIFMLLYYHNSTGISTRKLTLLMIFTYIMAFFCWFGIILYVMDYDAFVRFNTFFFLALMLDQVLLYHFMFIITGTGNKRRFNTIHYIVPVILAVIMGVWSLLTPYEVQYYIVESRGENAPGYLWYSRFFSSTVPIFIIYNIIYPIAGFYRIRVYRREVVNYSADEYRTSVGWLYMLVFLILLTLPLASGVLFVHKSIFFNSTLTIIGALLPIFQYVIICYNLISGNYVIIDIDPAPPIGEIVESETSLLNRKRFEQYIYNKKPYKNSKLRIIDVAADLCTNRSYVSAFINKEYGMNFSRYINLRRLEELDNLRLLPENSKSSGLELVLMAGFSGYRSYLRVKKDENQKSILSKTIG, from the coding sequence ATGATAAACATTGAAATAATACAGGCGATTGCTTTTTCCGCACCCATGTTCTCAGCTTTAGTATGCCTTATATTCATGTTATTATATTATCATAATAGTACCGGAATTTCTACACGAAAACTTACTCTATTGATGATATTCACTTACATAATGGCATTTTTCTGCTGGTTTGGCATTATACTCTATGTAATGGATTATGACGCATTTGTACGGTTTAATACTTTTTTCTTTCTGGCTCTGATGTTAGACCAGGTATTGTTATATCATTTTATGTTTATTATTACCGGAACAGGAAACAAACGCAGGTTTAATACTATTCATTATATTGTACCTGTTATACTTGCGGTTATTATGGGGGTATGGTCGCTTCTGACACCTTATGAGGTGCAATATTATATTGTAGAAAGCCGTGGGGAAAATGCTCCCGGCTATCTGTGGTATTCACGTTTCTTTTCTTCCACAGTCCCAATATTTATCATATACAATATAATATACCCTATTGCCGGTTTTTACCGTATACGCGTATATCGTCGTGAGGTAGTAAATTATTCAGCTGATGAATACCGCACCTCCGTAGGTTGGCTTTATATGTTGGTATTTCTTATATTATTAACTCTTCCGTTGGCATCTGGTGTGCTTTTCGTTCATAAAAGTATCTTTTTTAATTCTACACTTACTATTATAGGTGCTTTATTGCCGATATTTCAATATGTAATTATCTGTTACAATCTTATATCGGGTAACTATGTGATCATAGATATAGACCCCGCCCCACCTATAGGGGAAATAGTCGAAAGCGAAACAAGCCTACTCAACCGCAAACGATTCGAACAATATATATATAATAAAAAACCATACAAAAATTCCAAGTTGAGAATTATTGATGTTGCTGCCGACTTGTGTACTAACCGTAGTTATGTGTCAGCATTCATAAATAAAGAATACGGCATGAATTTTAGCCGTTATATCAATCTCCGGAGATTGGAGGAACTTGACAATCTTCGATTATTACCGGAAAACTCTAAAAGCAGTGGTTTGGAGTTGGTATTAATGGCCGGATTCAGTGGTTATCGAAGTTATCTACGTGTAAAAAAAGATGAAAACCAAAAATCAATATTAAGTAAAACAATCGGATAG
- a CDS encoding AraC family transcriptional regulator — translation MNIQERSRIEYRSRINRVMDYIDQNLDNSLELKVIADIANFSPFHFHRIFTFLIGETPINYIQRLRVEKAAWKLREENPASITEIAYDCGFGSISLFSRTFKKYFGITPSQFSKVDKPVYSQNGKLFSKNGQMLRKNLKSGLSESTDLCIVNSNQFYFMKSNIEVKEMPEMKAVYVRHIGAFNKIGEAYGKLFKWAYPRGLYTPNISKSASVIHDDPTVTETEKVRQSACIIIEEDVKVDGEIGKLTIPGGKYAVGHFELGFADFEKAWNSMCNWFVDSGYQQGDGCTYELYHNDYTTHPEQKHIVDICIPVKPL, via the coding sequence ATGAATATACAAGAAAGAAGTCGAATAGAATACCGTTCACGAATCAATAGGGTAATGGATTACATAGATCAAAATCTTGACAACTCTTTAGAGCTGAAAGTAATTGCAGATATTGCCAATTTCTCACCTTTCCATTTTCATAGGATATTTACTTTTCTTATCGGCGAAACGCCCATTAACTACATTCAACGTCTGCGGGTGGAGAAAGCTGCTTGGAAACTGCGCGAAGAAAATCCCGCATCAATTACCGAAATAGCTTATGACTGTGGCTTCGGAAGCATTTCCTTATTCAGTCGAACCTTTAAAAAGTATTTCGGCATAACACCCAGCCAATTCAGTAAAGTCGATAAACCAGTTTATTCGCAGAACGGTAAGTTGTTTAGCAAGAATGGACAAATGCTTCGCAAGAATTTGAAAAGCGGTCTGAGCGAGAGTACCGACCTTTGCATCGTTAATTCAAATCAATTTTATTTTATGAAATCAAACATTGAAGTTAAAGAAATGCCTGAAATGAAGGCAGTGTATGTGCGCCACATCGGAGCGTTCAATAAAATTGGAGAAGCATATGGAAAGTTATTCAAATGGGCTTACCCTCGCGGACTTTACACACCGAATATCAGTAAAAGCGCATCGGTAATTCACGATGACCCTACCGTTACTGAGACGGAGAAAGTTCGTCAGAGTGCCTGTATCATTATCGAAGAAGATGTAAAAGTGGATGGCGAAATAGGCAAACTCACAATTCCGGGCGGAAAGTATGCAGTCGGACATTTCGAGCTTGGTTTTGCCGATTTTGAAAAAGCCTGGAACTCAATGTGCAACTGGTTTGTGGATAGCGGTTACCAGCAAGGCGACGGTTGTACATACGAACTCTATCACAACGATTACACCACTCATCCCGAGCAGAAACACATTGTGGATATCTGTATTCCGGTAAAACCGTTGTAG
- a CDS encoding GNAT family N-acetyltransferase, whose protein sequence is MSINAMFRGIRPSEYSLMEDFMYEAIYHPDPTNPYPREVIYYPQVRVYWDNWGAEKDDRCLLALLNDKPVGAVWIRTFRGEPKGCGYIDKLTPEIAIAIFEQYRNQGLGTRMMNKMIALMKEKGYRQVSLSITKGNPAIRLYERLGFKIIDENEEDFIMLLQLSKNRTIYSP, encoded by the coding sequence ATGAGTATAAATGCAATGTTCAGAGGGATTCGTCCCTCTGAATATTCCTTAATGGAAGACTTCATGTATGAAGCCATTTACCACCCCGACCCGACGAATCCTTATCCGAGAGAAGTAATCTACTACCCGCAAGTCAGGGTTTATTGGGATAACTGGGGCGCGGAAAAAGACGACCGCTGCTTGCTCGCCTTGCTTAATGACAAGCCTGTGGGTGCGGTTTGGATAAGGACATTTCGAGGAGAACCGAAAGGCTGCGGCTATATCGACAAACTTACACCCGAAATTGCAATTGCCATTTTCGAACAATACCGCAATCAAGGATTGGGTACTCGGATGATGAACAAAATGATAGCGTTGATGAAAGAGAAAGGCTATCGGCAGGTTTCTTTGAGCATCACCAAAGGAAATCCGGCTATTCGTTTATATGAACGGCTGGGTTTTAAGATAATTGATGAGAATGAAGAAGATTTTATTATGTTACTTCAACTTAGCAAGAATAGAACAATCTATTCCCCTTGA
- a CDS encoding class I SAM-dependent methyltransferase, with translation MSNKNKTTEHNTIHDFDFNLICEYFALVERQGPGSPETTVKALSFVDNLTEQSRIADIGCGTGGQTMVLAQNVPGKITALDLFPDFINIFNRNAEQLGLHERVKGVVGSMIDPLPFEKESIDLIWSEGAIYNIGFERGFNEWKQYLKTGGYIAASEATWFTDERPDEITDFWMENYPEIDTIPNKVAQIQKAGYIPVATFIIPENCWTEYFFAPCSKVQEGFLKKYAGNKMAEDLIVNQRREQGLYNKYKEFYGYVFYIAKKL, from the coding sequence ATGAGTAACAAAAATAAAACAACAGAACATAATACTATTCACGACTTCGATTTTAATCTTATCTGCGAATACTTCGCATTAGTTGAACGCCAGGGACCCGGTAGTCCCGAAACAACCGTCAAAGCATTGAGCTTTGTCGACAATCTGACCGAACAATCGCGCATTGCCGACATAGGTTGCGGTACTGGCGGACAAACTATGGTATTGGCTCAGAACGTTCCGGGCAAAATTACCGCTCTCGATTTGTTTCCCGATTTTATAAATATCTTTAATCGAAATGCGGAACAACTTGGTTTGCATGAGCGAGTAAAAGGCGTTGTAGGTTCAATGATAGACCCGCTTCCCTTCGAAAAAGAATCCATAGACCTCATTTGGTCGGAAGGCGCTATTTATAATATAGGTTTCGAGCGGGGTTTTAACGAATGGAAGCAATACTTGAAAACTGGCGGTTACATCGCAGCATCGGAAGCAACATGGTTTACAGACGAACGTCCTGATGAGATAACCGACTTTTGGATGGAAAATTATCCCGAGATAGATACAATTCCGAACAAAGTTGCCCAGATACAGAAAGCAGGATACATTCCTGTAGCTACTTTCATCATTCCTGAGAATTGTTGGACGGAATATTTCTTCGCTCCTTGCAGCAAAGTGCAAGAAGGTTTCCTAAAAAAATATGCAGGAAACAAAATGGCGGAAGATCTTATAGTGAACCAACGTCGTGAACAAGGTTTATACAATAAGTATAAAGAATTTTATGGCTATGTGTTCTATATAGCAAAGAAGCTATGA